In Natrinema amylolyticum, the following are encoded in one genomic region:
- a CDS encoding MaoC family dehydratase: MRYYEDIDVGETREFGEYHVTKEEIIEFAEQYDPQPFHTDEAAAEDSAFGELVASGWHTAAMCMRMLADGPLQDRASMGARGVDELRWKEPVRPGDTLSIRSEVLDKRVSESDPERGYVDSLLEGVNQDGDVVISWVGLGMIARRNPGED; this comes from the coding sequence ATGCGCTACTACGAGGATATCGACGTCGGGGAGACCCGAGAGTTCGGCGAGTATCACGTCACGAAGGAGGAAATCATCGAGTTCGCGGAGCAGTACGATCCGCAGCCGTTCCACACCGACGAGGCGGCCGCCGAGGACTCCGCGTTCGGCGAACTGGTCGCGTCGGGCTGGCACACCGCCGCGATGTGCATGCGGATGCTCGCCGACGGCCCGCTGCAGGACCGGGCCAGCATGGGAGCCCGCGGCGTCGACGAACTCCGGTGGAAAGAGCCGGTCAGACCCGGCGATACGCTCTCGATTCGCAGCGAAGTGCTCGACAAGCGCGTCTCCGAGAGCGACCCCGAGCGCGGCTACGTCGACAGCCTGCTCGAGGGAGTCAATCAGGACGGCGACGTCGTCATCTCCTGGGTCGGACTGGGCATGATCGCGCGTCGGAACCCGGGCGAGGACTGA
- a CDS encoding carboxymuconolactone decarboxylase family protein, whose translation MARVPLLEAEDLPEEYRYLFTDNDVGDAHIFRAMANAPELLQWYMRYSTRLWDVLPEREREIVILAAARALEHAYEWHQHVRLGREAGVTDAEITAITDGDCEVLSDRDAALVAYARGVALGDPRDGDHDRLREHYDVETVVGVAMLAGHYVATARLLDAFDVATETEFVGWSPSE comes from the coding sequence ATGGCACGCGTGCCGCTACTCGAGGCCGAGGACCTGCCCGAGGAGTACCGCTATCTGTTCACGGACAACGACGTGGGCGACGCCCACATCTTTCGGGCGATGGCCAACGCCCCCGAACTGCTGCAGTGGTACATGCGCTACTCGACGCGGCTCTGGGACGTGCTCCCCGAGCGCGAACGCGAGATCGTCATCCTCGCGGCGGCCCGAGCACTCGAGCACGCCTACGAGTGGCACCAGCACGTCCGACTGGGCCGCGAGGCGGGCGTCACCGACGCGGAAATCACCGCGATCACCGACGGCGACTGCGAGGTCCTCAGCGACCGCGACGCGGCCCTCGTCGCCTACGCCCGCGGCGTCGCGCTCGGCGACCCGCGGGATGGGGACCACGACCGACTCCGCGAGCACTACGACGTCGAAACTGTCGTCGGCGTCGCCATGCTCGCCGGTCACTACGTCGCCACGGCCCGGCTGCTGGACGCGTTCGACGTCGCGACCGAGACGGAGTTCGTCGGCTGGTCCCCGTCAGAGTAA
- a CDS encoding metal-dependent hydrolase gives MMLPTHALLGLAIAAPLVVFAPDLAPAALVGGFLGGVLPDLDLYAGHRRTLHYPTLYVVAAVSVAITAAFVVTPWLVAAAFLFAGAALHCRMDRYGGGLELRPWEGTSDRAVYDHVRNRWRAPKRWIRYDGAPEDLLLTITVGVPLWLLLEGPFRWLVGAALLVGAAYVLLRRRLATIAPVVFGSVPEPVDEYVPSRYKGD, from the coding sequence ATGATGCTCCCGACACACGCGCTGCTGGGGCTGGCCATCGCAGCGCCGCTCGTCGTCTTCGCCCCGGACCTCGCACCGGCGGCGCTCGTCGGAGGGTTCCTCGGCGGCGTCCTCCCGGATCTCGATCTCTACGCGGGGCATCGGCGAACGCTCCACTATCCGACGCTGTACGTAGTCGCTGCCGTCTCGGTCGCGATCACGGCAGCGTTCGTCGTGACGCCGTGGCTCGTCGCCGCCGCCTTCCTGTTCGCCGGCGCCGCCCTCCACTGTCGAATGGACCGATACGGCGGCGGCCTCGAGCTCCGGCCGTGGGAAGGCACCTCCGACCGGGCGGTCTACGACCACGTCAGAAACCGCTGGCGAGCGCCGAAGCGCTGGATTCGATACGACGGCGCACCGGAGGACCTCCTGCTCACGATTACCGTCGGCGTCCCGCTCTGGCTCCTTCTCGAGGGTCCCTTCCGGTGGCTCGTTGGTGCCGCGTTGCTGGTCGGCGCGGCGTACGTCCTTCTTCGGCGGCGGCTCGCGACCATCGCGCCGGTCGTGTTCGGGTCCGTCCCCGAACCGGTCGACGAGTACGTGCCGAGTCGATACAAAGGCGATTAA
- a CDS encoding MFS transporter — protein MSLRSNPYRRRWIGWGLLVAAFFLVSLHRSSTAVLSEELMRSFDTTGTSLGLLHSSFFYLYAAFQVPAGLLTDRYGSRAIAAAGTGLMSLGALAFGVAPTYALAFAGRLLVGLGASVLFVAALRFCANWFRPDEFGTMTGATFSVGILGGLAATTPLAIAVSRIGWRGSLVGLGGVGLAVAVGIVLLSHDSPAAAGLRPIEDVPDRPDVTDAETLERYVRDAIREPETWLLGIMLFFMTGIGITIFGLWGIPYLVQTHGISVTEASVYLLVGNVGGMIGPTVFGWLSDRSGNRTGLIVFSTVVFGLTWGVFAVFGVVPLLLVGAIFLLSRILRGGIPLAFTVIKERHPEGASGTVIGLINTMGWIGAAVFPVVLGAALDAYWTGETVNGTRVYTEFGYRVAFGIAAASGLIAAACAVLLHVRMRNERRLESGADVERTAG, from the coding sequence GTGAGTCTCCGCTCGAACCCGTATCGACGGCGATGGATCGGCTGGGGGCTGCTCGTCGCGGCGTTCTTTCTCGTGAGCCTCCACCGATCGTCGACGGCGGTCCTCTCGGAGGAGCTGATGCGCTCGTTCGACACGACCGGGACGAGCCTCGGCCTGTTGCACTCCTCGTTTTTCTACCTCTACGCGGCGTTTCAGGTGCCGGCCGGCCTGTTGACGGACCGCTACGGGTCGCGTGCGATCGCCGCGGCGGGGACCGGCCTGATGAGCCTCGGGGCGCTCGCGTTCGGCGTCGCACCGACGTACGCACTGGCGTTCGCCGGCCGACTCCTGGTCGGCCTCGGAGCGAGCGTTCTGTTCGTCGCGGCGCTTCGCTTCTGTGCGAACTGGTTCCGTCCGGACGAGTTCGGCACGATGACCGGCGCGACGTTCAGCGTCGGCATTCTGGGCGGGCTGGCCGCGACGACGCCGCTGGCGATCGCCGTCTCGAGGATCGGGTGGCGGGGCTCGCTGGTCGGGCTCGGCGGGGTCGGACTCGCGGTCGCGGTCGGCATCGTCCTGCTGTCGCACGATTCCCCGGCCGCCGCTGGTCTCCGGCCGATCGAAGACGTCCCGGACCGTCCGGACGTGACCGACGCCGAGACGCTCGAGCGGTACGTCCGAGACGCGATCCGGGAGCCCGAAACCTGGCTGTTGGGGATCATGCTCTTTTTCATGACCGGGATCGGGATCACGATCTTCGGGCTGTGGGGGATCCCCTATCTCGTCCAGACCCACGGTATCTCCGTGACGGAGGCGTCGGTCTACCTCCTCGTCGGTAACGTCGGCGGCATGATCGGCCCGACGGTGTTCGGCTGGCTCTCGGACCGGTCGGGAAATCGAACCGGGCTCATCGTCTTCTCGACGGTCGTCTTCGGGCTGACCTGGGGCGTCTTTGCCGTCTTCGGCGTCGTTCCGCTGTTGCTCGTCGGTGCGATCTTCCTCCTCTCCCGAATTCTCCGCGGCGGGATTCCGCTCGCCTTTACCGTCATCAAGGAGCGCCACCCCGAGGGCGCGAGCGGGACCGTGATCGGCCTCATCAACACCATGGGATGGATCGGTGCGGCGGTCTTCCCGGTCGTCCTCGGTGCCGCACTCGACGCCTACTGGACCGGCGAGACCGTCAACGGGACCCGCGTCTACACGGAGTTCGGCTACCGGGTCGCGTTCGGTATCGCGGCGGCGTCCGGACTGATCGCCGCGGCCTGTGCCGTCCTGCTCCACGTCCGGATGCGGAACGAACGGCGCCTCGAGTCCGGAGCCGACGTCGAACGAACGGCGGGGTGA
- a CDS encoding sulfurtransferase TusA family protein: MTEIEIPETAPDVDPDMTVDNRGRGCASGIARVQRALEDLEPGAVLRVRSTDRRAKREYAQLAAQTDHHLLAIETSRSGLLRKEYTTYLEIGGA, translated from the coding sequence ATGACTGAGATCGAGATTCCCGAGACGGCGCCCGACGTCGACCCCGATATGACGGTCGACAACCGGGGGAGGGGCTGTGCGAGCGGTATCGCTCGCGTCCAGCGCGCGCTCGAGGACCTGGAACCGGGCGCGGTACTGCGCGTCCGGAGCACGGATCGGCGGGCGAAACGCGAGTACGCACAGTTGGCGGCACAGACCGATCACCACCTGCTCGCGATCGAAACGAGTCGGAGCGGGCTGCTCCGGAAAGAGTACACGACGTACCTCGAGATCGGCGGGGCGTAG
- a CDS encoding molybdopterin-dependent oxidoreductase produces MSGLREFDVRSGVDEDAWELTVAGAVKRAVHLSADDLAALPLETDTADFACAEGWVAEDLTWRGVRVADVLALAEPTDAGAYALVSGMDDDYACSFPLSRLADAVLAVELDGEALPVEHGGPARLVPAGADSDCWEHVKWVSRIDVRETDPLEEDTAKELALSRLE; encoded by the coding sequence ATGAGCGGTCTCAGAGAGTTCGACGTCAGATCAGGGGTCGACGAGGACGCCTGGGAGCTGACCGTCGCGGGAGCGGTCAAGCGGGCCGTCCACCTGTCGGCCGACGACCTCGCCGCGCTCCCGCTCGAGACGGACACTGCCGACTTCGCGTGCGCCGAGGGGTGGGTCGCCGAGGACCTGACCTGGCGGGGCGTTCGCGTCGCGGACGTGTTGGCGCTGGCCGAGCCGACCGACGCGGGCGCGTACGCGCTCGTTTCCGGGATGGACGACGACTACGCGTGCTCGTTCCCGCTTTCCCGGCTCGCGGACGCCGTCCTCGCGGTGGAACTCGACGGCGAGGCGCTCCCGGTCGAACACGGCGGTCCGGCGCGGCTCGTCCCCGCGGGCGCGGACAGCGACTGCTGGGAGCACGTCAAGTGGGTCAGCCGGATCGACGTCCGGGAGACGGACCCGCTCGAGGAGGACACCGCGAAGGAACTGGCGTTATCTCGCCTCGAGTGA
- a CDS encoding cytochrome D1 domain-containing protein — protein MSDQLAASTVRPPSFRETNLEEIADSHETRWGERELPDAPRHDVADLRDLLLVAERRPGSISLVDTIHHERVGRIEGVGRAPHSIVFHRELSENTREGAYAYVQSRQGWVSKLDLFGGELVARVRAGTSGRAIAISADSAYLIAGYYNPNHAVVLDADTLEPLHRIPAHAVDPDGQSIASRICTVRDVPEERCFLVVLKDAGTVWFVDYDDPAFPIVAEIDTGRVLHDGVFSPDGRHFYLASQAEECLYVLDVRERAVVDRIPTAGPPHPSPGAIDERRGLGITGTVMTDAVTAWDLETREPIADVRIPGHGMFCTAHPDSEYVWGDVVFDDTDRDNDGLVYQIDLETLVVSTVIDTSEWAEGRSLHPGFTRDGNHVYVSCWDAGKLLVFDSATGAFTAEIDGVETPTGTFLGDRATEP, from the coding sequence ATGAGCGATCAACTCGCCGCCAGCACCGTCAGACCGCCGTCGTTTCGCGAGACGAACCTCGAGGAAATCGCCGACTCCCACGAGACGCGGTGGGGGGAGCGCGAACTGCCGGACGCGCCCAGACACGATGTCGCGGACCTGCGAGACCTCCTGCTCGTCGCGGAACGACGACCCGGGTCGATTTCGCTGGTCGACACGATCCATCACGAACGCGTCGGCCGCATCGAGGGCGTGGGCCGAGCGCCCCACTCGATCGTGTTTCACCGCGAGCTCTCCGAAAACACTCGCGAGGGCGCCTACGCGTACGTCCAGTCGCGGCAGGGATGGGTGAGCAAACTCGATCTCTTCGGCGGCGAACTGGTTGCACGGGTCCGCGCCGGCACCTCGGGGCGGGCGATCGCTATCTCGGCGGACTCAGCGTATCTCATCGCGGGCTATTACAACCCCAATCACGCCGTCGTCCTCGACGCGGACACGCTCGAGCCGTTACATCGGATTCCGGCCCACGCGGTCGATCCCGACGGGCAGTCGATCGCCTCGCGGATCTGTACCGTCCGGGACGTGCCGGAGGAACGCTGCTTCCTGGTCGTACTAAAGGACGCGGGGACGGTCTGGTTCGTCGACTACGACGACCCCGCGTTTCCGATCGTCGCCGAGATCGACACCGGTCGGGTCCTCCACGACGGCGTATTCTCGCCGGACGGCCGCCATTTCTATCTCGCCTCGCAGGCCGAGGAGTGCCTCTACGTTCTCGACGTCCGAGAGCGGGCGGTCGTCGATCGGATTCCGACCGCCGGACCGCCCCATCCCAGCCCCGGCGCGATCGACGAGCGACGCGGCCTCGGAATCACGGGAACGGTGATGACCGACGCCGTGACGGCGTGGGACCTCGAGACCCGGGAGCCGATCGCCGACGTTCGGATCCCGGGTCACGGCATGTTCTGTACGGCTCACCCCGACAGCGAGTACGTCTGGGGCGACGTCGTCTTCGACGATACCGACAGGGACAACGACGGCCTCGTCTATCAGATCGATCTCGAGACCCTCGTCGTCTCGACGGTCATCGACACGAGCGAGTGGGCCGAGGGGCGGTCGCTCCATCCGGGATTCACGCGAGACGGCAATCACGTCTACGTGAGCTGTTGGGACGCGGGGAAGCTACTCGTCTTCGATAGCGCGACGGGGGCGTTCACCGCCGAAATCGACGGCGTCGAAACGCCCACCGGGACTTTTCTCGGCGACCGGGCGACCGAGCCCTGA